In a genomic window of Cyanobacteria bacterium GSL.Bin1:
- a CDS encoding PH domain-containing protein has protein sequence MGIKETVYYEGGPHKGDLILNLLLGLTVIFLPFTVGAIVRALWLRYRITDRRLSVIGGWRGRDRTDVVYTEITKIVKIPRGIGLWGDLILTLNDKSRLEMRAVPHYRDIHDYIAEKVAKKTGKPLEAITTR, from the coding sequence ATGGGGATTAAAGAAACCGTTTATTATGAGGGGGGTCCTCACAAAGGGGACTTAATTTTGAATCTGTTACTGGGGTTAACGGTGATTTTTCTACCGTTTACGGTGGGAGCAATTGTTCGGGCCTTGTGGTTACGCTATCGAATTACCGACCGCCGACTTTCGGTAATTGGGGGTTGGCGGGGGCGCGATCGCACGGATGTGGTTTATACAGAAATTACTAAAATTGTTAAAATCCCCCGTGGGATTGGGTTGTGGGGTGACCTAATTTTAACTTTGAATGATAAAAGCCGTTTAGAAATGCGGGCAGTGCCTCATTATCGAGACATCCATGATTATATTGCAGAAAAAGTGGCAAAGAAAACTGGAAAACCCTTAGAAGCAATTACAACTCGTTAA
- a CDS encoding polysaccharide export protein produces the protein MSVIGGLISSLPVAAIALMTAMPSWALPLSSGDQIRVLIPEGEEFSGTYKLDVEGEINIPYLDPLPVRGLEPEIVELLLTRMLIEEGFFQPEFLQVSVLVLERAPVPITVSGAVFEPGRILINNRSPEELASQQNLVSGDNPQGRYLTSALQAVGGIRPDAKLDEIRVIRGQTVEIFDLSGVFSGERVEDIPLISGDRVEVPTVGYFQDELARPSQITPPGIRIFLSNLTIPANSNANSAIGRDATRFPYGSRLSQAVVAANCAGGTQATNADRKVLLVGTDRLTGLTRSVERDIETLLEQPGDSNENPLLMPGDAVACYDSTVTNARDVSRTITDILSPFSIIIDWIF, from the coding sequence ATGAGTGTAATTGGCGGATTAATATCGAGTTTGCCAGTAGCAGCGATCGCGCTGATGACAGCGATGCCAAGTTGGGCGCTGCCTTTATCTTCGGGGGATCAGATTCGAGTTTTAATCCCTGAAGGAGAAGAATTTAGCGGAACTTACAAACTTGATGTTGAAGGGGAAATTAACATTCCCTATCTGGATCCGTTACCCGTGCGGGGCTTAGAACCAGAAATTGTGGAATTATTACTAACTCGGATGTTGATTGAAGAAGGATTTTTTCAGCCGGAGTTTCTACAAGTGAGCGTGCTGGTCTTAGAACGCGCCCCGGTTCCAATTACTGTCTCTGGTGCTGTTTTTGAACCCGGGCGAATCTTGATTAATAATCGCTCTCCTGAAGAATTAGCTAGTCAACAGAATCTTGTTTCTGGCGATAACCCACAAGGGCGTTATTTAACCTCAGCCTTACAAGCCGTAGGTGGGATACGACCGGATGCCAAATTGGATGAAATTCGAGTGATTCGAGGGCAGACTGTAGAGATATTTGACCTGTCTGGGGTGTTTTCTGGGGAGAGGGTTGAAGATATCCCCCTCATTAGCGGCGATCGCGTTGAAGTTCCCACCGTTGGCTATTTTCAAGATGAATTGGCTCGTCCGTCTCAAATTACACCACCAGGGATTCGGATTTTTCTGTCTAACTTGACAATTCCGGCTAATAGTAATGCCAACTCAGCCATTGGTCGTGATGCCACTCGTTTTCCCTATGGTTCCCGTTTATCGCAAGCGGTAGTTGCTGCCAACTGCGCTGGGGGAACCCAAGCCACCAATGCCGATCGCAAAGTTTTACTCGTAGGAACGGATCGGCTTACTGGCTTAACTCGTTCGGTTGAGCGCGATATTGAAACTTTACTCGAACAACCAGGAGATAGCAACGAAAATCCCTTATTGATGCCCGGTGATGCCGTTGCTTGCTATGATTCGACGGTGACAAATGCCCGAGATGTCTCCAGAACCATCACTGATATTCTATCGCCATTTTCGATTATTATCGATTGGATTTTTTAA
- the yidC gene encoding membrane protein insertase YidC, translating to MDFGIGFISNNIMLPILDFFHGIVPSYGFAIIALTLVIRFALYPLSAKSIRSMRRMRVAQPAMQKRVKEVQERYKDDPEKQRAAMSEVYKEYGNPLAGCFPVILQMPILFALFATLRGSPFADVDYTVDMQILPQEQIESVQPETLTTKAENVYITDDIHYKILGVLPSQNLGVGQSTQLEFQTEEGKSLQQLTTQTESNLTPKLEVVKGEERVKIEENGTIRAIAPGEVSLKASLPGVAKNEGFLFIDALGRVGAVGEDGTIHWDILGMVIFFGISLYANQQLSGQQNKSGDNSQQQLVSQITPILFTGMFLFFPLPAGVLMYIVLANVFQTLQTLILMREPLPENLQKIVDEQEKQEKKEKGQESLPFEKQKRSRKKEKEKTSG from the coding sequence ATGGATTTTGGGATCGGATTTATTTCTAACAACATAATGCTGCCAATCCTGGATTTTTTCCACGGGATTGTTCCGAGCTATGGCTTTGCAATTATTGCTTTGACACTGGTGATTCGGTTTGCTCTCTACCCCTTGAGTGCCAAGTCAATCCGGAGTATGCGGCGGATGCGAGTTGCCCAGCCGGCAATGCAAAAGCGGGTCAAAGAAGTACAGGAACGCTATAAGGATGACCCAGAAAAGCAACGGGCAGCCATGAGCGAAGTTTATAAGGAGTATGGGAATCCCTTGGCGGGATGTTTTCCCGTGATTCTGCAAATGCCGATTTTATTTGCTTTATTTGCGACCCTGCGGGGATCGCCGTTTGCGGATGTCGATTACACAGTGGATATGCAGATTCTTCCCCAAGAGCAAATTGAGTCGGTACAACCCGAAACTTTAACGACCAAGGCAGAAAATGTTTATATTACTGATGACATTCACTACAAAATTTTAGGCGTGCTGCCCAGCCAAAATTTGGGGGTTGGGCAAAGCACCCAATTAGAATTCCAAACGGAAGAAGGAAAGTCACTCCAACAGTTAACGACTCAGACCGAATCTAATTTAACGCCGAAACTAGAAGTGGTAAAGGGGGAAGAGCGCGTTAAGATTGAAGAGAATGGTACAATCCGCGCGATCGCGCCCGGAGAAGTTTCCTTGAAAGCGAGCCTCCCTGGTGTTGCCAAAAATGAAGGCTTCCTCTTTATTGATGCTCTCGGTCGGGTTGGTGCTGTAGGTGAAGACGGTACCATTCACTGGGATATTCTCGGCATGGTCATCTTCTTTGGAATTAGTTTGTATGCCAACCAACAACTATCCGGTCAGCAAAACAAAAGTGGGGATAACTCCCAGCAACAACTAGTCAGCCAAATTACTCCCATTCTCTTTACAGGGATGTTCTTATTCTTCCCCCTTCCGGCGGGAGTATTAATGTATATTGTCTTGGCAAACGTGTTCCAAACCCTACAAACCTTAATTCTGATGCGGGAACCCTTGCCCGAAAATCTCCAGAAAATTGTGGACGAACAAGAAAAACAGGAGAAAAAAGAAAAAGGACAGGAAAGCTTGCCCTTTGAGAAACAAAAACGCTCACGGAAAAAAGAAAAAGAAAAAACATCTGGATAA
- a CDS encoding ion transporter, with the protein MKNSRSPLKYRVDKFLDLAEPEDAVGKYFDIFLLGLIFLNLIAVALETVDSLFEQYFFWFRAFDIFSVAVFTVEYILRVWSCTVKESYRHPLWGRLRFMITPLALIDLLAIIPFYLPLLSPQMRVGRALRLFRLFRVLKLNRYTDSLTILVQVLRLKQEELILSLFVLSILLAIASSLIYFAEHQAQPEAFSSIPEAMWWGTITLTTVGYGDVYPITLIGRILGAILAILGIGLFALPAGILASGFSEELQARKAKRKQENASVCPHCGKAIQKD; encoded by the coding sequence ATGAAAAACTCACGCTCGCCCCTGAAATATCGAGTTGATAAATTTTTGGATTTAGCCGAACCAGAAGATGCAGTGGGTAAATATTTTGATATTTTTCTTCTGGGATTAATTTTTTTAAATTTAATTGCTGTTGCCCTAGAAACCGTTGACTCATTATTTGAACAATATTTTTTCTGGTTTCGAGCGTTTGATATCTTTTCCGTGGCTGTGTTCACGGTTGAATATATCCTGAGGGTCTGGAGTTGCACGGTCAAAGAATCCTATCGACATCCCCTTTGGGGACGATTAAGGTTCATGATTACGCCACTGGCTTTAATCGATTTACTTGCCATTATTCCGTTCTATCTACCACTCCTATCTCCTCAGATGCGAGTGGGTCGGGCGTTGCGGCTATTCCGATTATTTCGCGTCCTCAAGTTAAATCGTTATACGGATTCTTTAACAATTTTGGTGCAGGTGCTACGGTTAAAACAAGAGGAGCTTATTCTCTCCTTATTTGTATTATCCATTCTTCTCGCGATCGCGTCAAGTTTAATTTATTTTGCCGAGCATCAAGCCCAACCGGAAGCGTTTTCGAGTATTCCGGAAGCAATGTGGTGGGGAACCATTACTTTAACAACAGTCGGTTATGGTGATGTTTATCCGATTACTCTGATTGGAAGAATTTTAGGAGCAATTCTTGCTATTTTGGGGATTGGTTTATTTGCCTTGCCTGCTGGAATTTTAGCTTCAGGTTTTTCGGAAGAGTTACAAGCGCGTAAAGCCAAAAGAAAACAAGAAAATGCTAGTGTTTGTCCCCATTGTGGTAAAGCAATTCAGAAAGATTGA
- a CDS encoding Uma2 family endonuclease gives MVQELTSAPEIIYPDSDGQPMAENTQQFRWIVVIKENLELLFADKEEVFVAGDLLWYPIEGDNKTRRAPDAMVVFGRPKGDRGSYKQWEEDNIAPQVVFEVLSPGNRLTEMMQKLEFYERFGVEEYYLYDPERVDLTGWIRSGENLKVIESMQGWVSPRLQIRFDLNPDTLVIYRPDGERFYTFVELGQLRQEAENRAQAAENRAQAAENTIQQAIPQLLAMGLSPEQVAQTLNIPVDKVLETR, from the coding sequence ATGGTACAAGAACTGACCTCTGCTCCTGAAATTATTTACCCCGACAGTGATGGTCAACCGATGGCGGAGAATACGCAGCAGTTTCGTTGGATTGTCGTTATCAAAGAGAATCTAGAGTTACTGTTCGCTGACAAGGAAGAGGTTTTCGTGGCGGGGGATTTACTCTGGTATCCCATCGAAGGAGATAATAAAACACGCAGAGCACCAGATGCCATGGTCGTTTTCGGGAGACCGAAAGGGGACAGGGGGTCTTACAAACAGTGGGAGGAAGATAATATTGCCCCGCAAGTGGTCTTTGAAGTGCTCTCCCCTGGTAATCGCCTGACGGAAATGATGCAAAAGTTGGAGTTTTATGAGCGTTTCGGCGTTGAGGAGTATTATCTTTATGACCCTGAGCGAGTGGATTTAACCGGTTGGATTCGTTCAGGAGAGAACTTAAAGGTAATTGAGTCAATGCAAGGTTGGGTCAGTCCTCGTTTGCAAATTCGCTTTGATCTGAATCCGGATACCCTGGTTATCTACCGTCCCGATGGCGAAAGATTTTATACTTTTGTGGAGTTGGGACAGTTGCGCCAAGAAGCAGAAAATCGCGCTCAGGCAGCAGAAAACCGCGCTCAAGCAGCAGAGAATACTATTCAACAGGCAATTCCTCAGTTACTAGCGATGGGGCTTTCTCCGGAACAGGTTGCCCAAACTTTAAATATTCCAGTGGACAAAGTTCTGGAGACAAGGTGA
- a CDS encoding response regulator has translation MQKILVIDDSRMIRMRVKDMLPSDNVQIIEARDGQEGLDLIHSEQPQLIILDFLLPKKSGWEVYQEIHKSSDLRAIPLVLMSGRKEEVTEKISEPFEEFAFVEKPFEREQLVKAIKEAKTKVTRKAKTTASAAPAASGQDGEEVAALKAQVAQLTEQVQTMQGQIDQLRKQMHQLVNFIKKKMG, from the coding sequence ATGCAAAAAATACTGGTCATTGATGACAGCAGAATGATCAGAATGCGAGTCAAGGATATGTTGCCTTCTGATAATGTTCAAATTATTGAAGCTCGAGATGGGCAAGAAGGTCTTGACTTAATTCATTCCGAGCAACCGCAATTAATTATTTTGGATTTTTTACTGCCCAAGAAAAGTGGTTGGGAAGTGTATCAAGAAATCCATAAAAGCTCCGATTTAAGAGCCATTCCTTTAGTTTTAATGTCGGGACGGAAAGAGGAAGTTACTGAAAAAATTTCCGAGCCATTTGAAGAGTTTGCATTTGTGGAGAAACCTTTTGAACGAGAACAACTCGTCAAAGCAATTAAAGAGGCAAAAACTAAAGTGACTCGCAAAGCGAAGACAACTGCTTCTGCAGCACCAGCAGCATCAGGTCAAGATGGAGAAGAGGTTGCTGCTTTGAAAGCCCAAGTTGCTCAGTTAACTGAACAAGTCCAAACGATGCAAGGTCAAATTGATCAATTGCGCAAACAAATGCATCAATTGGTTAACTTTATCAAGAAGAAAATGGGTTAA
- a CDS encoding ribonuclease P protein component: MSLPKANRLRHRNEFQAVYQKGGRCSGKYLVLRFLQEISPRKGDGTLPPAKIGISISQKVSKKAVVRNRIKRQLRAIVRELLPQLPRGWKIVVIVKSHAQECNYEDFLRELRQLLIKSEVLYGD; the protein is encoded by the coding sequence GTGAGCTTGCCCAAAGCCAATCGACTGCGACATCGCAATGAATTTCAAGCCGTTTATCAAAAAGGGGGACGCTGTTCCGGAAAATATCTAGTCCTTCGCTTCCTGCAAGAGATTTCGCCAAGAAAGGGAGACGGAACGCTCCCTCCTGCCAAAATTGGCATTTCGATTAGCCAAAAGGTCAGCAAAAAGGCGGTCGTCCGAAATCGCATCAAACGGCAGCTCCGAGCAATTGTACGAGAACTTTTACCTCAGTTGCCTCGCGGTTGGAAGATAGTTGTCATTGTGAAATCACATGCCCAGGAGTGCAACTATGAAGATTTTTTGCGAGAATTAAGGCAGTTATTAATCAAGTCAGAGGTCTTATATGGGGATTAA
- a CDS encoding AI-2E family transporter — protein MTLGKWMGVVALTVALYILWQIKQLLLLVFTAVVIANALNLLVKQFQKLKLRRSYAVFLSVLVLLSAAITFVWVIVPPFFEQLQQLIDLVPKGINQLNSWLSLLEERLSPELLELLPNFTQISQQIQPLYNRLLGGGFTFFSTSVGIILNILLVLVLTIMLLADPTPYRKSFIRLFPSFYRRRVDEILILCEQALQGWLVGTLFSIVFLLVLSFIGLLLLDIDLALAQAMLTGLLTFIPNFGPVLSVIPPMAIALLDAPWKSLAVLLFYIVLQQVEGGLVTPLVMAQQVSLFPAFTLLAQVFFATFFGFLGLFLALPLTVILQIWLQEVLIKDVLDRWEVKS, from the coding sequence ATGACGCTTGGGAAATGGATGGGAGTGGTTGCCCTCACAGTTGCGTTATATATTCTGTGGCAAATTAAACAGCTCCTCTTACTTGTATTTACAGCAGTAGTCATTGCGAATGCCTTGAATCTGCTGGTAAAGCAATTTCAAAAATTGAAATTGCGACGGAGTTATGCTGTTTTTCTTTCCGTATTAGTTTTGCTCTCAGCCGCTATTACGTTTGTGTGGGTGATTGTCCCGCCTTTTTTTGAGCAGTTACAGCAATTAATCGACTTAGTTCCAAAAGGCATTAATCAACTCAATAGTTGGTTAAGTTTGTTAGAGGAAAGACTTTCGCCAGAACTTTTAGAGTTACTCCCGAACTTCACCCAAATCTCCCAACAGATTCAACCCTTATATAATCGTTTACTCGGAGGAGGTTTTACCTTTTTCTCTACCTCAGTGGGGATTATTTTGAATATTTTATTGGTGTTAGTTTTAACCATTATGCTTCTTGCTGACCCAACTCCCTATCGAAAAAGCTTTATTCGTCTATTTCCTTCCTTTTATCGTCGCCGGGTTGATGAAATATTAATCTTGTGCGAACAAGCGTTGCAAGGATGGTTAGTGGGTACTTTATTTAGTATTGTTTTCTTATTAGTGCTAAGTTTCATTGGGCTGTTATTACTCGATATTGATTTAGCATTAGCACAAGCGATGTTAACGGGATTATTAACCTTTATTCCGAACTTTGGTCCGGTTTTGAGTGTGATTCCGCCAATGGCGATCGCGCTGCTAGATGCGCCTTGGAAAAGTTTAGCCGTTTTACTCTTTTATATTGTTCTCCAACAGGTCGAGGGAGGGTTGGTCACGCCCTTAGTAATGGCACAACAGGTGTCTTTATTTCCTGCTTTTACGTTACTAGCACAAGTCTTTTTTGCCACATTTTTCGGATTTTTAGGGTTATTTCTTGCCCTCCCTTTAACGGTTATTTTGCAAATTTGGTTGCAAGAAGTTTTGATTAAAGATGTTCTTGATCGATGGGAAGTTAAATCTTAA
- the dnaK gene encoding molecular chaperone DnaK encodes MAKVVGIDLGTTNSCVAVMEGGKPTVISNAEGFRTTPSVVAYAKNGDRLVGQIAKRQGVMNPQNTFYSVKRFIGRKYDEIQEEAKEVSYEVKRASDGNVKLESPNQDKQFAPEEISAQVLRKLVEDASKYLGEDITEAVITVPAYFNDSQRQATKDAGKIAGLDVKRIINEPTAASLAYGLDKKSNETILVFDLGGGTFDVSILEVGDGVFEVLATSGDTHLGGDDFDKKIVDHLAAEFKNQEGIDLRQDKQALQRLTEAAEKAKIELSSVSQADVNLPFITATQEGPKHLDMSLTRAKFEELCSDLIDRCSVPVENALKDAKLDKSKIDEIVMVGGSTRIPAIQELVKQKLGKDPNLSVNPDEVVAVGAAIQGGVLSGEVKDILLLDVTPLSLGVETLGGVMTTMIQRNTTIPTKKAETFSTAVDGQTNVEIHVLQGEREFAKDNKSLGTFRLDGIPPAPRGVPQIEVTFDIDANGILNVTAKDKGSGKEQSISITGASTLPEDEVERMVNEAEKNAEEDKERREKIERKNQADSLVYQAEKQINELGDKVPAEEKSKAEDLISQLKEAVSQENDEQIQKLMPELQQVLYSIGSNVYQQDGTAAADAAAGSGAASGDESSESSSGKSDGDDVIDAEFSETK; translated from the coding sequence ATGGCAAAAGTAGTCGGTATTGACTTAGGAACCACCAACTCCTGTGTTGCCGTGATGGAAGGGGGAAAACCCACAGTGATCTCCAACGCAGAAGGATTTCGGACAACCCCCTCTGTTGTTGCTTACGCCAAAAACGGCGATCGCCTCGTTGGGCAGATTGCGAAACGCCAAGGGGTCATGAACCCTCAAAATACATTTTATTCGGTTAAGCGGTTTATTGGGCGTAAATATGATGAAATTCAAGAAGAAGCAAAAGAGGTTTCTTATGAAGTCAAACGGGCAAGCGATGGTAATGTTAAGTTAGAAAGCCCCAACCAGGATAAACAGTTTGCACCGGAAGAAATTTCGGCACAAGTTTTACGAAAGCTTGTTGAGGACGCCAGCAAATACCTCGGGGAAGACATTACCGAAGCAGTGATTACCGTTCCCGCTTACTTCAACGACTCCCAACGTCAAGCAACGAAAGATGCTGGGAAAATTGCCGGTCTTGATGTGAAACGGATTATTAATGAGCCCACTGCCGCCTCTTTGGCTTATGGCTTAGATAAAAAAAGCAATGAGACAATTCTCGTCTTTGACTTAGGGGGCGGAACCTTTGACGTTTCCATTCTGGAAGTGGGCGATGGCGTGTTTGAAGTTTTAGCAACCTCTGGTGATACTCACCTCGGTGGGGATGACTTTGACAAGAAAATTGTCGATCATCTTGCCGCAGAATTCAAAAATCAAGAAGGCATTGATCTCCGTCAAGACAAACAAGCCCTGCAACGCTTAACCGAAGCAGCAGAAAAGGCAAAAATCGAGCTTTCTAGCGTTAGTCAAGCGGATGTGAACCTCCCGTTTATTACGGCGACGCAAGAAGGTCCGAAGCACTTGGATATGAGCTTAACGCGGGCGAAGTTTGAGGAACTTTGCTCAGATCTCATTGACCGTTGCAGTGTTCCCGTCGAAAATGCCCTCAAAGATGCCAAACTGGACAAGAGTAAAATTGATGAAATTGTCATGGTTGGGGGTTCGACGCGAATTCCTGCAATTCAAGAACTGGTCAAACAGAAGTTAGGCAAAGATCCCAACTTGAGTGTCAACCCTGATGAAGTGGTTGCTGTCGGGGCTGCCATCCAAGGGGGCGTTTTATCGGGAGAAGTGAAAGATATTCTCTTGTTGGACGTGACCCCGCTTTCCTTAGGTGTGGAAACCCTGGGCGGTGTTATGACCACGATGATCCAACGCAATACCACCATTCCCACCAAAAAAGCAGAAACCTTCTCCACAGCAGTGGATGGGCAAACTAATGTCGAAATTCATGTTCTACAAGGGGAACGGGAATTTGCCAAAGATAACAAGAGTCTTGGCACCTTCCGCTTAGACGGTATCCCGCCAGCGCCTCGGGGTGTGCCTCAAATTGAAGTGACCTTTGATATTGACGCCAACGGTATCCTTAACGTTACGGCGAAGGATAAAGGGAGTGGTAAAGAACAGTCCATCAGTATTACGGGTGCTTCGACTCTTCCCGAAGATGAAGTCGAACGCATGGTCAACGAAGCCGAGAAAAACGCCGAAGAAGATAAGGAACGTCGGGAAAAAATCGAGCGGAAAAACCAAGCTGACTCCTTGGTTTATCAAGCTGAGAAGCAAATCAATGAACTCGGTGATAAAGTTCCCGCTGAAGAGAAAAGTAAAGCAGAAGACCTCATCAGTCAACTGAAAGAAGCGGTTTCTCAAGAAAATGATGAGCAAATTCAAAAGCTAATGCCTGAGTTGCAACAAGTTCTCTACAGCATTGGTTCTAATGTTTATCAACAAGATGGAACAGCAGCTGCGGATGCGGCAGCTGGTAGTGGTGCGGCTAGCGGTGATGAGTCTAGCGAATCTTCTAGTGGTAAGTCTGATGGTGATGATGTTATTGATGCTGAATTCTCAGAAACTAAGTAA
- the rpmH gene encoding 50S ribosomal protein L34: MAQQTLQGTRLKQKRKSGFRARMRTRNGRKVINARRRKGRTRLSV; the protein is encoded by the coding sequence ATGGCTCAACAAACGTTGCAGGGAACCCGCTTAAAACAAAAACGCAAATCGGGGTTTCGTGCCAGAATGCGAACCCGTAATGGCAGAAAAGTGATTAATGCTCGCAGAAGGAAAGGACGTACGCGGTTGTCAGTTTAA
- a CDS encoding Uma2 family endonuclease has translation MVQELTSAPEIIYPDSDGQPMAENTQQFRWIVVIKENLELLFADKEEVFVAGDLLWYPIEGDNKTRRAPDAMVVFGRPKGDRGSYKQWEEDNIAPQVVFEVLSPGNRLTEMMQKLEFYERFGVEEYYLYDPERVDLTGWIRSGENLKVIESMQGWVSPRLQIRFDLNPDTLVIYRPDGERFYTFVELGQLRQEAENRAQAAEDRAQVAENRAQAAEGTIQQAIPQLLAMGLSPEQVAQTLNIPVDKVLENHS, from the coding sequence ATGGTACAAGAACTGACCTCTGCTCCTGAAATTATTTACCCCGACAGTGATGGTCAACCGATGGCGGAGAATACGCAGCAGTTTCGTTGGATTGTCGTTATCAAAGAGAATCTAGAGTTACTGTTCGCTGACAAGGAAGAGGTTTTCGTGGCGGGGGATTTACTCTGGTATCCCATCGAAGGAGATAATAAAACACGCAGAGCACCAGATGCCATGGTCGTTTTCGGGAGACCGAAAGGGGACAGGGGGTCTTACAAACAGTGGGAGGAAGATAATATTGCCCCGCAAGTGGTCTTTGAAGTGCTCTCCCCTGGTAATCGCCTGACGGAAATGATGCAAAAGTTGGAGTTTTATGAGCGTTTCGGCGTTGAGGAGTATTATCTTTATGACCCTGAGCGAGTGGATTTAACCGGTTGGATCCGTTCAGGAGAGAACTTAAAGGTGATTGAGTCAATGCAAGGTTGGGTAAGTCCTCGTTTACAAATTCGCTTTGATCTGAATCCGGATACCCTAGTTATCTACCGTCCCGATGGCGAAAGGTTTTATACTTTTGTGGAGTTGGGACAGTTGCGCCAAGAAGCAGAAAATCGCGCTCAGGCAGCAGAAGATCGCGCTCAGGTAGCAGAAAATCGTGCTCAAGCAGCAGAAGGTACAATCCAACAAGCAATTCCCCAGTTACTAGCGATGGGGCTTTCTCCTGAACAGGTTGCACAAACTTTAAATATTCCAGTGGACAAAGTTTTGGAGAATCATTCTTGA